In Candida albicans SC5314 chromosome 4, complete sequence, the genomic window ttatctTCAGggtttttcaaaatagcAGTAATGATTTGATACATTGGTGCAATACCAGTACCACCAGCAATCATACCAAAACTTTTAACCATATTTGGAGTATAAGTGAAAAACCCTTTTGGACCTCTAATTTCAATGTGTTCACCAACATTTTTCCCAGCAACGTGTCTAGAAATATTACCATTTTCATaagttttaattaataaatcaaaatgacCCAATTGATCATCGGTAGAAATTGGAGTATATGAACGAACAACTTCTTTACCATCAATAGTAGCACCAATAGAAATATGTTGACCAATTGGTAATCCTAATCTATCAGTCAGTTTTGGTAAACCAAATCTATAAATTGCTGAATTATGACTGActctaattttttcaataagagggaatttttgaaattcatCTGGTTTTAAAACTGGGGTATGCTTTTTCGATTGTTGAAGGAAATAGTATCCGATAAACGCACTAATAATAGTAGCGACCGTagcaaaaacaataaatggATTTGGTTCAGATACAGTTTCAATAGGAGGAACAGTAGTAGTTTCAGAcataattgttttattaagatttcttgttctctttttgtttttcaacgaatggaattgaataaagattaaaagaagaagtagaagtagaagaaagaagaaagaagaatgtTTGTAagttgttggtgatgatgaaaaaaaaatcaaatgctAAATTTTTTCCTTGTCGTATTGTAGTTTGTGTGAAaggaaattttttgttgaataataaaattatcacAACTGATATTACAAATATCTTGTGATTATATacttgtatatatatatatagatatTATTCACTTTCTATTTTCCATTTCTCTATTCTTTATAAGTAATTACAATCTACtgtttgaagaattgactTAACCTAAAACAATTACCAGTATCAAGTCATTCTTCGCATAGCAAAATATAGCCTCGTATCTACTTTTTATCCATTCTCGTGTAATTTCTCCTAATTCGGTATTGATTTCCACCCACACttcttttcatttattatcTATTAATACCTCCCATCCTATACTAATCATATCTCATTGAAAGTAAACATATATTTTAAAGTGAGCGGGGAGAGGGGGTTAGGTTTAGATCTAAAACTTGCGCTATTACGCTTCTTCTAGTTGTTCCAGATCTACACCCAACTATTCTTTCATGCTTTCTTCCGACTCAATACTTGTTGCTGTTCGTTTGTATCTCTAAATACAGCTTACAGTTATTAAAGATATACACATTGAGTCATAATATTTCGTCTTCTATACATTTATAAAGTGGTGATTGTTACAAACGTCACAAAAATGATAACCATACTTCTATGAATTTATAATGATTGTTAATTTTCATTACcctcttcttcatcatcttcttcatcgtcatctGTCTTGACATTCCATTGGCAACTAATATCCCATCTGGAACCTTTGGCATTAATACTAacatatttaataaatttcaacACCGAAGGGTCTCTAACCATTAATGTCAATGAATTCCATTTACATTGGtttgtaaataataaact contains:
- the CBR1 gene encoding Cbr1p (Putative cytochrome B5 reductase; plasma membrane-localized), which produces MSETTTVPPIETVSEPNPFIVFATVATIISAFIGYYFLQQSKKHTPVLKPDEFQKFPLIEKIRVSHNSAIYRFGLPKSTDRLGLPIGQHISIGATIDGKEVVRSYTPISTDDQLGHFDLLIKTYENGNISRHVAGKNVGEHIEIRGPKGFFTYTPNMVKSFGMIAGGTGIAPMYQIITAILKNPEDKTKIHLVYANVTESDILLKEELDNFAARHPDRLKIHYVLNEAPANWQGSVGFVTPEIIDTHLPKASNDTNLLLCGPPPMVSAMKKAAVELGFQKAKPVSKLGDQVFVF